One genomic window of Xanthobacter dioxanivorans includes the following:
- a CDS encoding ABC transporter permease, with protein MSLRARLPAFRRVSPWVAASGLVALFVLLPLLALLRIAAEGSGDMWPHLIATVLPSALMQTGTLLLGVGLLTLAFAVPCAFLVATCSFPGRGVLEWALLLPLAVPGYIVAFSYLDVLHPLGPVQEALRALLGIASPRDLRLPDIRSTGGCIIVLSAVLYPYIYLSARASFALQSAAALEVARTLGASRARAFVRVALPLARPAIVAGLTLVLLETLGDIGASEFLGVRTLTVSIYATWVNRSNLPGAAQIALVMLTLVLVLILVERAARRSRRFTATGSVRPQSPTALKGIAGLAATLFCLVPVTAGFIVPFVHLSVSAVRRLGETGLPVRIFGEAATTATIALCTTVLALGLGLVVTLAQRLDRRPLAFAFARLSSLGYAVPGTVLAVGLLSPLAGFDNMLDATLRQTFGLSSGLLLSGSGAALVAALAIRFLAIPVGGIEAGFAKLSPHLDMAARSLGCDRPSTVRRVLLPLLRPSLATAALLVFVDAMKELPATLLLRPLGLETLATHVYGEAARGTYEDGALAALVILLVGLGPVILLARMSASAIRASSDTPRSTRGR; from the coding sequence ATGTCCCTCCGGGCGCGCCTGCCGGCGTTCCGGAGGGTTTCGCCTTGGGTGGCGGCCTCCGGCCTCGTGGCGCTGTTCGTCCTGCTGCCGCTTCTCGCCCTCCTGCGCATCGCCGCGGAAGGCTCCGGGGACATGTGGCCCCACCTGATCGCCACGGTGCTGCCGTCGGCCCTGATGCAGACGGGCACGCTGCTCCTCGGCGTCGGCCTGCTCACCCTCGCCTTCGCGGTGCCGTGCGCCTTCCTCGTCGCAACCTGCAGCTTTCCGGGCCGTGGCGTGCTGGAATGGGCGCTGCTGCTGCCCCTGGCCGTGCCCGGCTACATCGTGGCCTTCTCCTATCTCGATGTGCTGCATCCGCTGGGGCCGGTGCAGGAGGCCCTGCGGGCGCTCCTCGGCATCGCCAGCCCGCGCGACCTGCGCCTGCCGGACATCCGCTCGACCGGGGGGTGCATCATCGTTCTGTCGGCGGTGCTCTATCCGTACATCTACCTCTCTGCGCGGGCCAGCTTCGCGCTCCAGTCCGCCGCCGCGCTGGAGGTCGCCCGCACCCTCGGGGCGAGCCGCGCGCGCGCCTTCGTTCGCGTCGCCCTGCCCCTCGCCCGGCCGGCCATCGTCGCCGGCCTGACCCTGGTGCTGCTGGAGACGCTCGGCGACATCGGCGCATCCGAATTCCTCGGCGTGCGCACACTCACCGTGTCCATCTACGCCACCTGGGTGAACCGCTCGAACCTGCCGGGGGCCGCGCAGATCGCCCTGGTCATGCTGACCCTAGTGCTGGTGCTGATCCTGGTGGAGCGGGCCGCGCGCCGGTCCCGGCGCTTCACCGCCACCGGCTCCGTCCGGCCCCAGAGCCCCACCGCGCTGAAGGGAATCGCCGGCCTCGCCGCGACCCTCTTCTGCCTCGTCCCGGTGACGGCCGGCTTCATCGTGCCGTTCGTGCACCTCTCCGTTTCCGCAGTGCGGCGGCTGGGCGAGACCGGCCTGCCGGTGCGCATCTTCGGCGAGGCCGCCACCACGGCCACCATCGCCTTGTGCACCACCGTCCTCGCCCTCGGCCTCGGCCTCGTGGTGACGCTGGCGCAGAGGCTCGACCGGCGCCCCCTCGCTTTCGCCTTCGCCCGGCTGTCAAGCCTCGGCTATGCCGTGCCCGGCACCGTGCTCGCTGTCGGCCTGCTCAGCCCCCTCGCCGGCTTCGACAACATGCTCGACGCGACCCTGCGGCAGACGTTCGGCCTCTCCAGCGGCCTGCTGCTTTCCGGGTCCGGCGCCGCATTGGTCGCGGCGCTCGCCATCCGCTTCCTCGCCATTCCCGTCGGCGGCATCGAAGCGGGGTTCGCCAAGCTCTCCCCGCATCTCGACATGGCGGCGCGCAGCCTTGGCTGCGACCGGCCCTCCACCGTGCGCCGGGTGCTGCTGCCGCTGCTGCGCCCCTCCCTTGCCACCGCCGCTCTTCTGGTCTTCGTGGATGCCATGAAGGAGCTGCCCGCCACCCTCCTCTTGCGCCCGCTCGGGCTCGAGACGTTGGCCACCCACGTCTACGGCGAGGCGGCGCGCGGCACCTACGAGGATGGCGCCCTCGCGGCGCTCGTCATTCTGCTGGTGGGGCTCGGCCCGGTGATTCTCCTGGCGCGCATGTCGGCATCGGCCATACGCGCCTCCTCCGACACGCCGCGCAGCACGCGAGGCCGTTGA